In Patescibacteria group bacterium, a genomic segment contains:
- a CDS encoding 4Fe-4S dicluster domain-containing protein: MPYRLKDHHLNHIFSIINKYYEIYGVSKKSKKFSRIEIASDLIWINGRSQMPPKKVLFEDQQIISEDLNKKIAFVGMPLCDVSAIHHLIYKLRDSGLVPDRDDLLLIASECKPDDACFCEFFGTDKRSGFDIYIQKNSSGYDAFSGTAAGEKILKKLALMPDHKLNLRPVTHKSLNKLSKEEITKLIEKRGQFDDLWNKIANNCFGCGACTAVCPLCYCFRQEEKNNLDGSCKSCINWDSCFAKEFSEVQNRADLRPQNVDRLYNWYHHKFVRSPYLCVGCGRCIKACPANLNIKNILLSIEKLGEKSDE, translated from the coding sequence TTGCCTTACAGGCTTAAAGATCATCATTTAAACCATATATTTAGCATAATAAATAAGTATTATGAAATTTATGGCGTTTCCAAAAAAAGCAAAAAATTTTCTAGAATTGAAATTGCATCAGATTTAATCTGGATAAACGGCAGATCACAAATGCCACCCAAAAAAGTCTTGTTTGAAGACCAACAGATAATTTCGGAAGATCTCAATAAAAAGATTGCTTTCGTTGGCATGCCCCTGTGTGATGTCTCGGCCATCCATCATTTAATTTACAAATTAAGAGATTCTGGATTAGTACCGGATCGAGATGATCTGTTGCTGATTGCATCTGAATGTAAGCCAGACGATGCTTGTTTTTGTGAATTTTTCGGTACTGATAAGCGATCAGGTTTTGATATTTATATTCAAAAAAATAGCAGTGGGTACGATGCATTCTCAGGGACAGCTGCTGGAGAAAAAATTTTAAAAAAATTAGCGCTAATGCCTGATCACAAATTAAACCTGCGCCCAGTTACCCATAAGTCCCTAAACAAATTGTCCAAGGAAGAAATAACAAAACTGATTGAAAAACGCGGCCAATTTGATGACTTATGGAACAAGATTGCAAATAACTGCTTTGGTTGTGGCGCCTGCACAGCTGTTTGCCCGCTTTGTTATTGTTTTAGACAAGAAGAGAAAAATAATTTAGATGGCAGCTGCAAATCTTGCATAAATTGGGATTCTTGCTTTGCAAAAGAATTTTCCGAAGTACAAAATAGAGCTGATTTACGGCCTCAAAATGTTGACCGGCTATATAATTGGTATCATCACAAATTTGTCCGCTCCCCTTATCTTTGCGTCGGATGTGGACGATGTATCAAGGCTTGCCCTGCAAATTTAAATATTAAAAATATTCTTTTATCAATTGAAAAGTTAGGCGAAAAAAGTGATGAATAG
- a CDS encoding FAD/NAD(P)-binding protein, with protein MNSPFSYREYKITNKTEVAPDTFLFRLRGKLKFDPGQFVQVKFPHIGEVTLVPCSKKDEKTYFELCVRRAGNTTEKISEKVPGDSMFVRGPYGHGWPIGKTLEKDILLISGGIGIIPLMPLMDELVKYRGNFGKIYFLAGFKTPHHVMFEQDLLRYKKKISYFKVAVEKTDRDWWGENCMITDLIKNTNLSPNINVFLCGPEIMFRPCVDVLLQKKINPKNIYVSFERRMECGIGFCQHCTIGKYKVCEDGPIFTWSKIAPELEK; from the coding sequence ATGAATAGCCCTTTTTCATATCGTGAATATAAAATTACTAACAAAACTGAAGTTGCTCCAGATACATTTCTGTTTCGACTTAGAGGAAAATTGAAATTTGATCCAGGGCAATTTGTCCAGGTAAAATTTCCCCATATCGGAGAAGTGACTCTGGTTCCCTGCTCTAAAAAAGATGAAAAAACATATTTTGAACTTTGCGTTCGCAGAGCCGGAAATACGACCGAAAAAATATCTGAAAAGGTACCGGGTGATTCGATGTTTGTTCGAGGGCCATATGGGCACGGATGGCCAATCGGCAAAACATTGGAAAAAGATATTTTGCTGATTTCCGGCGGCATCGGAATCATCCCGCTTATGCCGCTTATGGATGAACTGGTGAAATATCGAGGTAATTTTGGGAAAATCTACTTTCTCGCCGGATTTAAAACTCCGCACCACGTCATGTTTGAACAGGATCTTTTGCGTTACAAAAAGAAAATAAGCTATTTCAAGGTTGCGGTCGAAAAAACCGACAGAGATTGGTGGGGTGAAAATTGTATGATCACCGACTTGATTAAAAACACAAATCTGAGTCCAAATATCAATGTATTTCTATGTGGTCCGGAAATTATGTTTCGCCCCTGCGTCGATGTTCTATTACAAAAAAAAATTAATCCGAAAAATATTTACGTTTCTTTCGAGCGAAGAATGGAATGCGGGATCGGTTTTTGCCAACATTGTACTATAGGCAAGTATAAAGTTTGTGAGGATGGCCCCATATTTACCTGGAGCAAAATAGCACCGGAGTTAGAAAAATGA